In one window of Escherichia coli DSM 30083 = JCM 1649 = ATCC 11775 DNA:
- the aceB gene encoding malate synthase A, whose product MTEQATTIDELAFTRPYGEQEKQILTAEAVEFLTELVTHFTPQRNKLLAARIQQQQDIDNGMLPDFISETASIRDADWKIRGIPSDLEDRRVEITGPVERKMVINALNANVKVFMADFEDSLAPDWNKVIDGQINLRDAVNGTISYSNEAGKIYQLKPNPAVLICRVRGLHLPEKHVTWRGETIPGSLFDFALYFFHNYQALLAKGSGPYFYLPKTQSWQEAAWWSEVFSYAEDRFNLPRGTIKATLLIETLPAVFQMDEILHALRDHIVGLNCGRWDYIFSYIKTLKNYPDRVLPDRQAVTMDKPFLNAYSRLLIKTCHKRGAFAMGGMAAFIPSKDEERNNQVLDKVKADKSLEANNGHDGTWIAHPGLADTAMAVFNDILGSRKNQLEVMREQDAPITADQLLAPCDGERTEEGMRANIRVAVQYIEAWISGNGCVPIYGLMEDAATAEISRTSIWQWIHHQKTLSNGKPVTKALFRQMLGEEMKVIASELGEERFSHGRFDDAARLMEQITTSDELIDFLTLPGYRLLA is encoded by the coding sequence ATGACTGAACAGGCAACAACAATCGATGAACTGGCTTTTACAAGGCCGTATGGCGAGCAGGAGAAGCAAATTCTTACTGCCGAAGCGGTAGAATTTCTGACTGAGCTGGTGACGCATTTTACGCCACAACGCAATAAACTTCTGGCAGCGCGTATTCAGCAGCAGCAGGATATCGATAACGGAATGTTGCCTGATTTTATTTCGGAAACAGCTTCCATTCGTGATGCTGACTGGAAAATTCGCGGGATTCCTTCGGACTTAGAAGATCGTCGCGTAGAGATTACCGGACCTGTAGAGCGCAAGATGGTGATCAACGCGCTCAACGCCAATGTGAAAGTCTTTATGGCCGATTTCGAAGATTCACTGGCACCAGACTGGAACAAAGTGATCGATGGGCAAATTAACCTGCGCGATGCGGTTAACGGCACCATCAGCTATAGCAATGAAGCAGGCAAAATTTATCAGCTCAAGCCCAATCCAGCGGTTTTGATTTGTCGGGTACGCGGTCTGCACTTGCCGGAAAAACATGTCACCTGGCGTGGTGAGACAATCCCCGGTAGCCTGTTTGATTTTGCGCTCTATTTCTTCCACAACTATCAGGCACTGTTGGCAAAGGGCAGCGGTCCCTATTTCTATCTGCCGAAAACCCAGTCCTGGCAGGAAGCGGCCTGGTGGAGCGAAGTCTTCAGCTATGCAGAAGATCGCTTTAATCTGCCGCGCGGCACCATCAAGGCGACGTTGCTGATTGAAACGCTGCCCGCCGTGTTCCAGATGGATGAAATCCTTCACGCGCTGCGTGACCATATTGTTGGTCTGAACTGCGGTCGTTGGGATTACATCTTCAGTTATATCAAAACATTGAAAAACTATCCCGATCGCGTCCTGCCAGACAGACAGGCAGTGACGATGGATAAACCCTTCCTGAATGCTTACTCACGCCTGTTGATTAAAACCTGCCATAAACGCGGTGCTTTTGCGATGGGCGGCATGGCGGCGTTTATTCCAAGCAAAGATGAAGAGCGCAATAACCAGGTGCTCGACAAAGTAAAAGCGGATAAATCGCTGGAAGCCAATAACGGTCACGATGGCACATGGATCGCTCACCCGGGCCTTGCTGATACGGCAATGGCGGTATTCAACGATATTCTCGGCTCCCGCAAAAACCAGCTTGAGGTGATGCGCGAACAAGACGCGCCGATTACTGCCGATCAGCTGCTGGCACCTTGTGATGGTGAACGCACCGAAGAAGGTATGCGCGCCAACATTCGCGTGGCTGTGCAGTACATCGAAGCGTGGATCTCTGGCAATGGCTGTGTGCCGATTTATGGCCTGATGGAAGATGCGGCGACGGCTGAAATTTCCCGTACCTCAATCTGGCAGTGGATCCATCATCAAAAAACGTTGAGCAATGGCAAACCGGTGACTAAAGCCTTGTTCCGCCAGATGCTGGGCGAAGAGATGAAAGTCATTGCCAGCGAACTGGGCGAAGAACGTTTCTCCCATGGGCGTTTTGACGATGCCGCACGCTTGATGGAACAGATCACCACTTCCGATGAGTTAATTGATTTCCTGACCCTGCCAGGCTACCGCCTGTTAGCGTAA
- the aceK gene encoding bifunctional isocitrate dehydrogenase kinase/phosphatase, producing the protein MPRGLELLIAQTILQGFDAQYGRFLEVTSGAQQRFEQADWHAVQQAMKNRIHLYDHHVGLVVEQLRCITNGQSTDAAFLLRVKEHYTRLLPDYPRFEIAESFFNSVYCRLFDHRSLTPERLFIFSSQPERRFRTIPRPLAKDFHPDHGWESLLMRVISDLPLRLRWQNKSRDIHYIVRHLTETLGTDNLAESHLQVANELFYRNKAAWLVGKLITPSGTLPFLLPIHQTDDGELFIDTCLTTTAEASIVFGFARSYFMVYAPLPAALVEWLREILPGKTTAELYMAIGCQKHAKTESYREYLVYLQGCNEQFIEAPGIRGMVMLVFTLPGFDRVFKVIKDRFAPQKEMSAAHVRACYQLVKEHDRVGRMADTQEFENFVLEKRHISPALMELLLQEAAEKITDLGEQIVIRHLYIERRMVPLNIWLEQVEGQQLRDAIEEYGNAIRQLAAANIFPGDMLFKNFGVTRHGRVVFYDYDEICYMTEVNFRDIPLPRYPEDELASEPWYSVSPGDVFPEEFRHWLCADPRIGPLFEEMHADLFRADYWRALQNRIREGHVEDVYAYRRRQRFSVRFV; encoded by the coding sequence ATGCCGCGTGGCCTGGAATTACTGATTGCACAAACCATTTTGCAAGGTTTCGACGCTCAGTATGGTCGATTCCTCGAAGTGACTTCCGGGGCGCAGCAGCGTTTCGAGCAAGCCGACTGGCATGCTGTCCAGCAGGCGATGAAAAACCGTATTCATCTTTACGATCATCACGTGGGTCTGGTCGTGGAGCAACTGCGCTGCATTACTAACGGCCAAAGCACGGACGCGGCATTTTTACTGCGCGTTAAAGAGCATTACACCCGGCTGTTGCCAGATTACCCGCGCTTCGAGATTGCGGAGAGCTTTTTCAACTCCGTGTACTGTCGGTTATTTGACCACCGCTCGCTTACTCCCGAGCGGCTTTTTATCTTTAGCTCCCAGCCAGAGCGCCGCTTTCGTACCATTCCACGCCCACTGGCGAAAGACTTTCACCCCGATCACGGCTGGGAATCTCTGCTGATGCGCGTTATCAGCGATCTGCCGCTGCGTCTGCGTTGGCAGAATAAAAGCCGTGACATTCATTACATCGTTCGCCATCTGACGGAAACGCTGGGGACAGACAACCTCGCGGAAAGTCATTTACAGGTGGCGAACGAACTGTTTTACCGCAATAAGGCAGCCTGGCTGGTGGGCAAACTAATAACGCCTTCCGGCACGTTGCCATTTTTATTGCCGATCCACCAGACGGACGACGGCGAGTTATTTATTGATACCTGCCTGACGACGACCGCCGAAGCGAGCATTGTTTTTGGCTTTGCGCGTTCTTATTTTATGGTTTATGCACCGCTGCCCGCAGCGCTGGTCGAGTGGCTACGGGAAATTCTGCCAGGTAAAACCACCGCTGAATTGTATATGGCTATCGGCTGCCAGAAGCACGCTAAAACCGAAAGCTACCGCGAATATCTCGTTTATCTACAGGGCTGTAATGAGCAGTTCATTGAAGCGCCGGGTATTCGTGGAATGGTGATGTTGGTGTTTACGTTGCCGGGTTTTGATCGGGTATTTAAAGTCATCAAAGACAGGTTCGCGCCGCAGAAAGAGATGTCTGCCGCTCACGTTCGTGCCTGCTATCAACTGGTGAAAGAGCACGATCGCGTGGGCCGAATGGCGGACACCCAGGAGTTTGAAAACTTTGTGCTGGAGAAGCGGCATATTTCCCCGGCATTAATGGAATTACTGCTCCAGGAAGCAGCGGAAAAAATCACCGATCTCGGCGAACAAATTGTGATTCGCCATCTCTATATCGAACGACGGATGGTGCCGCTCAATATCTGGCTGGAACAAGTGGAAGGTCAGCAGCTGCGCGACGCCATTGAAGAGTACGGCAATGCCATTCGCCAGCTTGCCGCTGCCAACATCTTCCCTGGGGATATGTTATTTAAAAACTTTGGCGTCACCCGTCACGGGCGCGTGGTGTTTTATGATTACGATGAAATTTGCTACATGACGGAAGTGAATTTCCGCGACATCCCGCTGCCGCGCTACCCGGAAGACGAACTTGCCAGCGAACCGTGGTACAGCGTCTCGCCGGGTGATGTTTTCCCGGAAGAGTTCCGTCACTGGTTATGTGCCGACCCGCGTATTGGTCCGCTATTTGAAGAGATGCACGCCGACTTGTTCCGCGCTGATTACTGGCGCGCACTACAAAACCGCATACGTGAAGGGCATGTGGAAGATGTTTATGCGTATCGGCGCAGGCAGCGGTTTAGCGTTCGATTCGTATAA
- the iclR gene encoding glyoxylate bypass operon transcriptional repressor IclR, which translates to MVAPIPAKRGRKPAVATAPATGQVQSLTRGLKLLEWIAESNGSVALTELAQQAGLPNSTTHRLLTTMQQQGFVRQVGELGHWAIGAHAFMVGSSFLQSRNLLAIVHPILRNLMEESGETVNMAVLDQSNHEAIIIDQVQCTHLMRMSAPIGGKLPMHASGAGKAFLAQLSEEQVTKLLHRKGLHAYTHATLVSPVHLKEDLAQTRKRGYSFDDEEHALGLRCLAACIFDEHREPFAAISISGPISRITDDRVTEFGAMVIKAAKEVTLSYGGIR; encoded by the coding sequence ATGGTCGCACCCATTCCCGCAAAACGCGGCAGAAAACCCGCCGTTGCCACCGCACCAGCGACTGGACAGGTTCAGTCTTTAACGCGTGGCCTGAAATTACTGGAGTGGATTGCCGAATCCAATGGCAGTGTGGCACTCACGGAACTGGCACAGCAAGCCGGGTTACCCAATTCCACGACCCACCGCCTGCTAACCACGATGCAGCAACAGGGCTTTGTCCGTCAGGTCGGCGAACTGGGTCACTGGGCAATCGGCGCACACGCCTTTATGGTCGGTAGCAGCTTTCTCCAGAGCCGTAATTTGTTAGCGATTGTTCACCCTATCCTGCGCAATCTAATGGAAGAGTCTGGCGAAACGGTCAATATGGCGGTGCTTGATCAAAGCAATCACGAAGCGATTATTATCGACCAGGTACAGTGTACTCACCTGATGCGTATGTCCGCGCCTATCGGCGGTAAATTGCCGATGCACGCTTCCGGTGCGGGTAAAGCCTTTCTGGCCCAACTGAGCGAAGAACAGGTGACGAAGCTGCTGCACCGCAAAGGGTTACATGCCTATACCCACGCGACGCTGGTGTCTCCTGTGCATTTAAAAGAAGATCTCGCCCAAACGCGCAAACGGGGTTATTCATTTGACGATGAGGAACATGCGCTGGGGCTGCGTTGCCTTGCAGCGTGTATTTTCGATGAGCACCGCGAACCGTTTGCCGCAATTTCAATTTCCGGGCCGATTTCACGTATTACCGATGACCGCGTGACCGAGTTTGGCGCGATGGTGATTAAAGCGGCGAAGGAAGTGACGCTGTCGTACGGTGGAATACGCTGA
- the aceA gene encoding isocitrate lyase: MKTRTQQIEELQKEWTQPRWEGITRPYSAEDVVKLRGSVNPECTLAQLGAAKMWRLLHGESKKGYINSLGALTGGQALQQAKAGIEAVYLSGWQVAADANLAASMYPDQSLYPANSVPAVVERINNTFRRADQIQWSAGIEPGDPRYVDYFLPIVADAEAGFGGVLNAFELMKAMIEAGAAAVHFEDQLASVKKCGHMGGKVLVPTQEAIQKLVAARLAADVTGVPTLLVARTDADAADLITSDCDPHDSEFITGERTSEGFFRTHAGIEQAISRGLAYAPYADLVWCETSTPDLELARRFAQAIHAKYPGKLLAYNCSPSFNWQKNLDDKTIASFQQQLSDMGYKFQFITLAGIHSMWFNMFDLANAYAQGEGMKHYVEKVQQPEFAAAKDGYTFVSHQQEVGTGYFDKVTTIIQGGTSSVTALTGSTEESQF; this comes from the coding sequence ATGAAAACCCGTACACAACAAATTGAAGAATTACAGAAAGAGTGGACTCAACCGCGTTGGGAAGGCATTACTCGCCCGTACAGCGCGGAAGATGTGGTGAAATTACGCGGTTCAGTCAATCCGGAATGCACCCTGGCGCAACTGGGCGCGGCGAAAATGTGGCGTCTGCTGCACGGCGAGTCGAAAAAAGGCTACATCAACAGCCTCGGTGCACTGACTGGTGGTCAGGCGCTGCAACAGGCGAAAGCGGGTATTGAAGCAGTCTATCTGTCGGGATGGCAGGTAGCGGCGGACGCTAACCTGGCGGCCAGCATGTATCCGGATCAGTCGCTCTATCCGGCAAACTCGGTGCCAGCGGTGGTGGAGCGGATCAACAATACTTTCCGCCGTGCGGATCAGATCCAATGGTCCGCGGGCATTGAGCCGGGCGATCCGCGCTATGTCGATTACTTCCTGCCGATCGTCGCCGATGCGGAGGCCGGTTTTGGCGGTGTACTGAATGCCTTTGAACTGATGAAAGCGATGATTGAAGCCGGTGCAGCGGCAGTTCACTTCGAAGATCAGCTGGCATCAGTGAAGAAATGTGGTCACATGGGCGGCAAAGTTTTGGTGCCAACTCAGGAAGCTATTCAGAAACTGGTCGCGGCGCGTCTGGCAGCTGATGTGACGGGCGTTCCAACCCTGCTGGTTGCTCGTACCGATGCCGATGCGGCGGATCTGATTACCTCCGATTGCGACCCACATGACAGCGAATTTATTACTGGCGAGCGTACCAGTGAAGGCTTCTTCCGTACTCATGCGGGTATTGAGCAAGCGATCAGCCGTGGCCTGGCGTATGCGCCATATGCTGACCTGGTATGGTGTGAAACCTCCACGCCGGACCTGGAACTGGCGCGTCGCTTTGCACAAGCCATCCACGCGAAATATCCGGGCAAACTGCTGGCTTATAACTGCTCGCCGTCGTTCAACTGGCAGAAAAACCTCGACGACAAAACTATTGCCAGCTTCCAGCAGCAGCTGTCGGATATGGGCTACAAGTTCCAGTTCATCACCCTGGCAGGTATCCACAGCATGTGGTTCAACATGTTTGACCTGGCAAACGCCTATGCCCAGGGCGAGGGTATGAAGCACTATGTTGAGAAAGTGCAGCAGCCGGAATTTGCCGCCGCGAAAGATGGCTATACCTTCGTATCTCACCAGCAGGAAGTGGGTACAGGTTACTTCGATAAAGTGACGACCATTATTCAGGGCGGCACGTCGTCGGTTACCGCACTGACTGGCTCCACTGAAGAATCGCAGTTCTAA
- the yjbB gene encoding Na/Pi cotransporter family protein: MLTLLHLLSAVALLVWGTHIVRTGVMRVFGARLRTVLSRSVEKKPLAFCAGIGVTALVQSSNATTMLVTSFVAQDLVALAPALVIVLGADVGTALMARILTFDLSWLSPLLIFIGVIFFLGRKQSRAGQLGRVGIGLGLILLALELIVQAVTPITQANGVQVIFASLTGDILLDALIGAMFAIISYSSLAAVLLTATLTAAGIISFPVALCLVIGANLGSGLLAMLNNSAANAAARRVALGSLLFKLVGSLIILPFVHLLAETMGKLPLPKAELVIYFHVFYNLVRCLVMLPFVDPMARFCKTIIRDEPELDTQLRPKHLDVSALDTPTLALANAARETLRIGDAMEQMMEGLNKVMHGEPRQEKELRKLADDINVLYTAIKLYLARMPKEELAEEESRRWAEIIEMSLNLEQASDIVERMGSEIADKSLAARRAFSLDGLKELDALYEQLLSNLKLAMSVFFSGDVTSARRLRRSKHRFRILNRRYSHAHVDRLHQQNVQSIETSSLHLGLLGDMQRLNSLFCSVAYSVLEQPDEDEGRDEY; this comes from the coding sequence GTGCTAACTTTGCTTCACCTGCTTTCTGCCGTCGCCCTGCTGGTCTGGGGGACTCATATTGTTCGAACAGGCGTAATGCGCGTCTTCGGCGCGCGTCTGCGTACTGTCCTTAGCCGGAGCGTCGAAAAAAAGCCGCTCGCCTTTTGCGCGGGGATCGGCGTTACCGCACTGGTGCAGAGCAGTAATGCCACCACCATGCTGGTGACCTCGTTCGTCGCTCAGGATCTGGTTGCTCTCGCGCCTGCGCTGGTGATTGTGCTGGGTGCAGATGTCGGGACGGCGCTGATGGCGCGTATTCTCACCTTCGATTTATCCTGGCTGTCACCGTTACTTATTTTTATCGGCGTGATTTTTTTCCTCGGACGCAAACAGTCACGCGCCGGGCAACTGGGCCGCGTCGGTATTGGTCTTGGGCTGATTTTACTGGCGCTGGAGTTGATTGTGCAGGCCGTAACGCCGATCACTCAGGCAAACGGCGTTCAGGTGATCTTTGCCTCGCTGACTGGCGACATTTTGCTGGATGCGCTGATTGGTGCGATGTTCGCCATTATCAGCTACTCCAGCCTTGCCGCGGTACTGCTGACCGCGACTCTGACCGCCGCAGGCATTATCTCTTTCCCAGTGGCGCTTTGTCTGGTGATTGGTGCAAACCTCGGTTCCGGCCTGCTGGCGATGCTCAACAACAGTGCCGCCAATGCCGCAGCCCGCCGTGTCGCGCTGGGTAGCCTGCTGTTTAAGCTGGTGGGTAGCCTGATTATCCTGCCGTTTGTTCATTTGCTGGCAGAGACAATGGGGAAGTTGCCATTGCCAAAAGCGGAATTGGTGATCTATTTCCACGTCTTCTACAACCTTGTACGCTGCCTGGTCATGTTGCCATTCGTTGACCCGATGGCACGGTTTTGCAAAACGATTATTCGCGATGAACCGGAACTGGATACCCAGCTACGGCCTAAACATCTGGATGTCAGCGCGCTGGATACGCCCACGCTTGCTCTGGCGAACGCTGCCCGCGAAACCCTGCGCATTGGCGACGCCATGGAACAGATGATGGAAGGGCTGAATAAAGTGATGCACGGCGAGCCACGGCAGGAGAAAGAGCTGCGTAAGCTGGCTGATGACATCAACGTTCTCTATACCGCCATTAAGCTGTATCTGGCGCGGATGCCAAAAGAGGAACTGGCAGAAGAAGAGTCGCGCCGCTGGGCGGAGATCATCGAAATGTCGCTCAACCTTGAACAGGCCTCCGATATCGTCGAGCGCATGGGGAGTGAAATTGCCGACAAATCGCTGGCTGCAAGGCGAGCATTTTCGCTTGATGGCTTGAAGGAACTGGATGCGCTCTATGAGCAATTGCTCAGTAATTTAAAACTGGCAATGTCGGTTTTCTTCTCTGGCGATGTTACCAGCGCCCGTCGTTTGCGCCGCAGCAAACATCGTTTTCGCATTCTTAATCGCCGCTATTCCCACGCCCACGTCGATCGCCTGCATCAGCAAAACGTGCAGAGTATTGAAACCAGTTCGCTACATTTAGGCTTACTGGGAGATATGCAGCGTCTGAACTCGCTGTTTTGTTCGGTGGCTTACAGTGTGCTGGAACAGCCGGATGAAGATGAAGGACGGGACG
- the metH gene encoding methionine synthase: MSSKVEQLRAQLNERILVLDGGMGTMIQSYRLNEADFRGERFADWPCDLKGNNDLLVLSKPEVIAAIHNAYFEAGADIIETNTFNSTTIAMADYQMESLSAEINFAAAKLARACADEWTARTPEKPRYVAGVLGPTNRTASISPDVNDPAFRNITFDQLVAAYRESTKALVEGGADLILIETVFDTLNAKAAVFAVKTEFEALGVELPIMISGTITDASGRTLSGQTSEAFYNSLRHAEALTFGLNCALGPDELRQYVQELSRIAECYVTAHPNAGLPNAFGEYDLDADTMAKQIREWAEAGFLNIVGGCCGTTPQHIAAMSRAVEGLAPRKLPEIPVACRLSGLEPLNIGEDSLFVNVGERTNVTGSAKFKRLIKEEKYSEALDVARQQVENGAQIIDINMDEGMLDAEAAMVRFLNLIAGEPDIARVPIMIDSSKWDVIEKGLKCIQGKGIVNSISMKEGVDAFIHHAKLLRRYGAAVVVMAFDEQGQADTRARKIEICRRAYKILTEEVGFPAEDIIFDPNIFAVATGIEEHNNYAQDFIGACEDIKRELPHALISGGVSNVSFSFRGNDPVREAIHAVFLYYAIRNGMDMGIVNAGQLAIYDDLPTELRDAVEDVILNRRDDGTERLLELAEKYRGSKTDDTANTQQAEWRSWEVNKRLEYSLVKGITEFIEQDTEEARQQATRPIEVIEGPLMDGMNVVGDLFGEGKMFLPQVVKSARVMKQAVAYLEPFIEASKEQGKTNGKMVIATVKGDVHDIGKNIVGVVLQCNNYEIVDLGVMVPAEKILRTAKEVNADLIGLSGLITPSLDEMVNVAKEMERQGFTIPLLIGGATTSKAHTAVKIEQNYSGPTVYVQNASRTVGVVAALLSDTQRDDFVARTRKEYETVRIQHGRKKPRTPPVTLEAARDNDFAFDWQAYTPPVAHRLGVQEVEASIETLRNYIDWTPFFMTWSLAGKYPRILEDEVVGVEAQRLFKDANDMLDKLSAEKMLNPRGVVGLFPANRVGDDIEIYRDETRTHVINVSHHLRQQTEKTGFANYCLADFVAPKLSGKADYIGAFAVTGGLEEDALADAFEAQHDDYNKIMVKALADRLAEAFAEYLHERVRKVYWGYAPNENLSNEELIRENYQGIRPAPGYPACPEHTEKATIWELLEVEKHTGMKLTESFAMWPGASVSGWYFSHPDSKYYAVAQIQRDQVEDYARRKGMSVTEVERWLAPNLGYDAE, encoded by the coding sequence GTGAGCAGCAAAGTGGAACAACTGCGTGCGCAGTTAAATGAACGTATTCTGGTGCTGGACGGCGGTATGGGCACCATGATCCAGAGCTATCGACTGAACGAAGCCGATTTTCGTGGTGAACGCTTTGCCGACTGGCCATGCGATCTCAAAGGCAACAACGACCTGCTGGTGCTCAGCAAACCGGAAGTGATCGCCGCTATCCACAACGCCTACTTTGAAGCGGGCGCGGATATCATCGAAACCAACACCTTCAACTCCACGACTATTGCGATGGCGGATTACCAAATGGAATCCCTGTCGGCGGAAATCAACTTTGCAGCGGCGAAACTGGCGCGCGCCTGTGCCGACGAGTGGACTGCCCGCACGCCGGAGAAACCGCGCTACGTTGCCGGTGTTCTCGGCCCGACCAACCGCACGGCGTCTATTTCTCCGGACGTCAACGATCCGGCATTCCGCAACATCACTTTTGACCAGCTGGTGGCGGCTTATCGAGAATCCACCAAAGCGCTGGTGGAAGGTGGCGCGGACCTGATCCTGATTGAAACCGTTTTCGACACCCTTAACGCCAAAGCGGCGGTCTTTGCGGTGAAAACGGAGTTTGAAGCGCTGGGCGTTGAGCTGCCGATTATGATCTCCGGCACCATCACCGACGCCTCCGGGCGCACGCTCTCCGGGCAGACCTCTGAAGCGTTTTACAACTCCCTGCGCCACGCCGAAGCGCTGACCTTTGGCCTGAACTGTGCGCTGGGGCCAGACGAACTGCGCCAGTACGTACAGGAACTGTCGCGTATTGCGGAATGCTATGTCACCGCCCACCCGAACGCCGGGCTGCCCAACGCCTTTGGTGAATACGATCTCGACGCCGACACGATGGCAAAACAGATACGTGAATGGGCAGAAGCGGGCTTTCTCAATATCGTCGGCGGCTGCTGCGGCACCACGCCACAACATATTGCAGCGATGAGTCGTGCAGTAGAAGGATTAGCGCCGCGCAAACTACCGGAAATTCCCGTAGCCTGCCGTTTGTCCGGCCTGGAGCCGCTGAACATTGGCGAAGATAGCCTGTTTGTGAACGTGGGTGAACGCACCAACGTCACCGGTTCCGCTAAGTTCAAGCGCCTGATCAAAGAAGAGAAATACAGCGAGGCGCTGGATGTGGCGCGTCAGCAGGTGGAAAACGGTGCGCAGATTATCGATATCAACATGGATGAAGGGATGCTCGACGCCGAAGCGGCGATGGTGCGTTTTCTCAATCTGATTGCCGGTGAACCGGATATCGCTCGCGTGCCGATTATGATCGACTCCTCAAAATGGGACGTTATTGAAAAAGGTCTGAAGTGTATCCAGGGCAAAGGCATTGTTAACTCTATCTCGATGAAAGAGGGTGTCGACGCCTTTATCCATCACGCGAAACTGTTGCGTCGCTACGGTGCGGCAGTAGTGGTAATGGCTTTTGACGAACAGGGCCAGGCCGATACCCGCGCACGGAAAATCGAGATTTGCCGTCGGGCGTACAAAATCCTCACCGAAGAGGTTGGCTTCCCGGCTGAAGATATCATCTTCGACCCGAACATCTTCGCGGTCGCAACTGGCATTGAAGAGCACAACAATTACGCACAGGACTTTATCGGCGCGTGTGAAGACATCAAACGTGAACTGCCGCACGCACTGATTTCCGGCGGCGTTTCTAACGTGTCGTTCTCGTTTCGTGGCAACGATCCGGTGCGCGAAGCCATTCACGCGGTGTTCCTCTACTACGCTATTCGCAATGGCATGGATATGGGGATCGTCAACGCCGGGCAACTGGCGATTTACGACGACCTGCCTACCGAACTACGCGACGCGGTGGAGGATGTGATCCTCAACCGTCGCGACGATGGCACCGAGCGTTTACTGGAGCTTGCCGAGAAATATCGCGGCAGCAAAACCGACGACACCGCTAACACCCAGCAGGCGGAGTGGCGCTCGTGGGAAGTGAATAAACGTCTGGAATACTCGCTGGTCAAAGGCATTACCGAGTTTATCGAGCAGGATACCGAAGAAGCCCGCCAGCAGGCTACGCGTCCGATTGAAGTGATTGAAGGCCCGTTGATGGACGGCATGAACGTGGTCGGCGACCTGTTTGGCGAGGGCAAAATGTTCCTGCCGCAGGTGGTGAAATCGGCGCGCGTCATGAAACAGGCGGTGGCGTATCTCGAACCGTTTATTGAAGCCAGCAAAGAGCAGGGTAAAACCAACGGCAAGATGGTGATCGCCACCGTGAAAGGCGATGTCCACGACATCGGTAAAAATATCGTTGGCGTGGTGCTGCAATGTAACAACTACGAAATTGTCGATCTCGGCGTGATGGTGCCTGCGGAAAAAATTCTCCGTACCGCTAAAGAAGTGAATGCTGATTTGATTGGCCTTTCAGGGCTGATCACGCCGTCGCTGGACGAGATGGTTAACGTGGCGAAAGAGATGGAGCGTCAGGGCTTCACCATTCCGCTATTGATTGGCGGCGCGACCACCTCAAAAGCGCACACGGCGGTGAAAATCGAGCAGAACTACAGCGGCCCGACGGTGTATGTGCAGAACGCATCGCGCACCGTTGGTGTGGTGGCGGCGTTGCTTTCCGACACTCAGCGCGATGATTTCGTTGCTCGTACCCGCAAGGAGTACGAAACCGTGCGTATTCAGCACGGACGAAAGAAACCACGCACACCACCGGTCACGCTGGAAGCGGCGCGTGATAACGACTTCGCTTTTGACTGGCAGGCTTACACGCCGCCGGTGGCGCACCGTCTCGGTGTGCAGGAAGTCGAAGCCAGCATCGAAACGCTGCGTAATTACATCGACTGGACGCCGTTCTTTATGACCTGGTCGCTGGCCGGGAAGTATCCGCGCATTCTGGAAGATGAAGTGGTAGGTGTTGAGGCGCAGCGGCTGTTTAAAGACGCCAACGACATGCTGGATAAATTAAGCGCCGAAAAAATGCTGAACCCGCGTGGCGTGGTGGGCCTGTTCCCGGCAAACCGTGTGGGTGATGACATTGAAATCTACCGTGACGAAACGCGTACCCATGTGATTAATGTCAGCCACCATCTACGCCAACAGACCGAAAAAACCGGCTTCGCTAACTACTGTCTCGCTGACTTCGTTGCGCCGAAGCTTTCTGGTAAAGCAGATTACATCGGCGCATTTGCCGTGACTGGCGGGCTGGAAGAGGACGCACTGGCTGATGCCTTTGAAGCACAGCATGATGATTACAACAAAATCATGGTGAAAGCGCTTGCCGACCGTCTGGCGGAAGCCTTTGCTGAGTATCTCCATGAGCGTGTGCGTAAAGTCTACTGGGGCTATGCGCCGAACGAGAACCTCAGCAACGAAGAGCTGATCCGCGAAAACTACCAGGGCATCCGTCCGGCACCGGGCTACCCTGCCTGCCCGGAACATACGGAAAAAGCCACAATCTGGGAGCTGCTGGAAGTGGAAAAACATACCGGTATGAAACTCACGGAATCCTTCGCCATGTGGCCGGGTGCATCGGTTTCGGGTTGGTACTTCAGTCATCCAGACAGCAAGTATTACGCGGTGGCGCAAATTCAGCGCGATCAGGTTGAAGACTATGCCCGCCGTAAAGGAATGAGCGTTACCGAAGTCGAGCGTTGGTTGGCACCGAATCTGGGGTATGATGCCGAGTAA